One genomic region from candidate division WOR-3 bacterium encodes:
- a CDS encoding PEP/pyruvate-binding domain-containing protein: MSSNKPEWRIIIDLLEEANPVLYKRLGRRMMNYLFKKDITKIENIVLNIDKSVTMFDFEESLDDNQPHPRINTQTLEKMIGEVFKIAEDEIGDEEITNVIRMWIKNENLNFLMKSAEKRDVAFDEIHNALYTFSKQPHLKDALTQEDRLGVRVALIRRFLSNNLSYINTLKDHITIDDFIDILNKTIGPSKGNGKLGGKAAGMIRAKQILKSKSEEFSVLGEIQTPKTWFITSDGIFEFLHSNALEEFQRIKYHDPLEIRKEYPYIEQIFKNSIMPLEFISMFSVALDDFGDSPIIVRSSSLLEDSPEAAFAGKYKSLFVSNQGTKKERLEALIDAIEEVYSSVFSPDVIEYRRENGLLDFNEEMALMIQEVVGTKIGKYYLPAFAGVAFTDNEFRWSPRIKKDDGIIRLVAGLGTRAVDRLGDDYPLLLCPGQPGLKVNSTPEESFHYSQKYIDVINLETRKFESISLEKLIEDAGTNLPGLPDIVSLFSDGQLHQSVGSLVDLSKGEPVITFANLIKKGRFINYIKTILDVLKRALGYPVDIEFAFNAATEKFYLLQCRPQSHSKEIISVSMPRDIPRDKILFTAKKYVTNALVKDIRYIVFIDPFAYDSMEELNDLITVGKIVSQLNSELPKKKFILAGPGRWGSRGDIKLGVRVTYSDINNTAMLIEIAKQKKGYMPELSFGTHFFQDLVESQIKYLPLYPDDENSVFNNDFFTLSKNSLSSLVNLSPGKKELFESVIRVIDIEEQAKGYSGEIVMDGDSSYAIGFLKLNGIDTDVRL, from the coding sequence ATGTCCTCAAATAAACCTGAGTGGAGAATAATAATAGATCTTCTCGAAGAGGCGAATCCTGTGCTGTACAAGAGGCTCGGCAGAAGAATGATGAACTACCTGTTTAAAAAAGACATTACGAAAATTGAAAACATAGTCCTTAACATAGACAAATCCGTGACTATGTTCGATTTCGAGGAAAGCCTGGACGACAATCAACCCCATCCGCGAATAAACACACAAACTCTGGAAAAAATGATAGGAGAAGTCTTTAAAATTGCCGAAGATGAAATCGGAGATGAAGAAATTACAAATGTGATAAGGATGTGGATAAAAAATGAGAACCTGAATTTCCTTATGAAATCAGCTGAGAAAAGAGACGTCGCTTTCGATGAGATTCACAACGCCTTGTACACTTTTTCCAAACAGCCTCACCTGAAAGACGCTCTGACTCAGGAAGACAGACTGGGAGTGAGGGTGGCTCTGATAAGAAGATTTTTGAGCAACAATCTGTCTTACATAAACACTCTTAAGGACCACATTACAATCGATGACTTCATTGACATCCTCAACAAAACCATTGGCCCGTCGAAAGGCAACGGCAAACTGGGAGGAAAAGCCGCGGGAATGATAAGGGCGAAACAGATACTCAAAAGCAAGTCCGAAGAATTCAGCGTGCTCGGTGAAATCCAGACTCCCAAGACATGGTTCATAACTTCAGACGGCATTTTTGAATTTCTTCATTCCAACGCTCTTGAAGAATTCCAGAGGATAAAGTACCACGACCCGCTTGAGATCAGGAAAGAGTATCCCTACATCGAACAGATTTTTAAAAACTCGATAATGCCACTCGAATTCATTTCGATGTTCAGCGTTGCTCTTGACGATTTCGGAGATTCCCCAATTATAGTCCGCTCGTCGAGTCTTCTCGAAGACAGCCCCGAAGCTGCATTCGCAGGAAAATACAAAAGCCTTTTCGTTTCCAACCAGGGGACAAAGAAAGAGAGGCTGGAAGCTCTCATAGATGCAATAGAGGAAGTTTACTCCAGCGTATTCAGCCCGGACGTCATAGAATACAGGAGAGAGAACGGCCTGCTGGATTTCAACGAAGAAATGGCTTTGATGATTCAGGAAGTCGTCGGCACAAAAATCGGCAAGTACTATCTTCCGGCTTTCGCCGGTGTAGCCTTCACAGACAACGAGTTCAGATGGTCGCCGAGGATAAAAAAGGACGACGGAATAATAAGGCTCGTCGCGGGACTCGGAACCAGAGCCGTCGACAGGCTTGGTGACGACTATCCCCTTCTTTTGTGTCCAGGCCAACCGGGCTTGAAAGTCAACTCCACTCCCGAAGAATCCTTCCATTATTCACAAAAATACATTGACGTCATTAACCTCGAGACCAGAAAATTCGAATCCATATCACTCGAAAAACTCATTGAAGACGCAGGAACAAATCTGCCGGGATTGCCCGACATAGTTTCGTTGTTTTCAGACGGACAGCTTCACCAGTCTGTCGGAAGCCTCGTCGATCTCTCAAAAGGCGAACCTGTAATCACCTTTGCGAATTTGATAAAAAAAGGCAGGTTCATAAACTATATTAAAACGATACTCGATGTTCTCAAGAGAGCTCTCGGTTATCCTGTTGACATCGAATTTGCATTCAACGCCGCAACCGAGAAGTTTTACCTGCTCCAGTGCAGACCTCAGAGTCATTCAAAAGAGATAATTTCGGTATCAATGCCGCGCGACATACCTCGGGACAAAATTCTTTTCACGGCTAAAAAATATGTCACCAACGCACTCGTAAAAGACATCCGGTACATAGTTTTCATAGACCCTTTCGCATACGACTCCATGGAAGAGCTCAACGATCTGATCACTGTGGGAAAAATAGTTTCACAGCTCAACTCGGAACTACCCAAAAAGAAATTTATTTTGGCCGGACCCGGAAGATGGGGAAGCAGGGGTGATATCAAACTCGGCGTCAGAGTGACGTACAGCGACATAAACAACACCGCCATGCTCATCGAAATAGCAAAACAGAAAAAAGGATACATGCCGGAGCTGTCTTTCGGAACCCATTTTTTCCAGGATCTGGTCGAATCACAGATAAAATACCTCCCACTTTACCCGGACGACGAGAACTCTGTTTTCAACAATGATTTTTTCACTTTATCAAAAAACAGTCTTTCTTCACTCGTCAATCTCTCTCCTGGAAAAAAAGAGCTCTTCGAAAGCGTGATAAGGGTTATTGACATTGAAGAACAGGCCAAAGGTTATTCAGGCGAAATAGTCATGGATGGCGATTCTTCTTACGCAATTGGTTTTTTAAAACTAAACGGAATCGATACCGATGTCAGACTTTGA
- a CDS encoding Glu/Leu/Phe/Val dehydrogenase, producing MSEKSFNAYKMAQQQFDNTAEKLGLDQATRDLLRTPLREYSFSIPVRMDDGSVKVFRGFRVQHNDSRGPCKGGIRFHPLETLDTVRALAMWMTWKCSVVDIPLGGGKGGVICDPHHLSEREQEGICRGWVRQISYEIGPLQDVPAPDVMTSGQHMIWMLDEYERIHSGKYPGMITGKPVGVGGSLGRTEATGYGVMYTVREALKDLGLDIKKTRASFQGFGNVSQYAIRLYVEYGGTPVCVSCWDQEDQTSYSFKKTKGFDIDELRDITDRFGGINKEKAKSLGYEVLPGEAWLEQEAEILVPAALENQITGDNVAKIKPSVKLIAEGANGPTTPEADKYMKEKNIYIVPDFLANAGGVTCSYFEQVQCNMNYFWTKEEVLKNLDTKMTAAYRAVADLAKKQNLYMRDAAYMISVQRVAESCRVRGWV from the coding sequence GTGTCTGAAAAGTCTTTCAACGCGTACAAAATGGCTCAGCAGCAATTCGACAACACGGCCGAAAAACTCGGTTTAGATCAAGCCACAAGGGACTTGCTGCGCACTCCCCTGAGAGAATATTCATTCAGCATCCCGGTAAGGATGGACGACGGTTCGGTCAAGGTTTTCAGAGGGTTCAGAGTCCAGCACAACGATTCGAGAGGACCTTGTAAAGGCGGAATCAGGTTTCACCCGCTTGAAACGCTCGACACTGTGAGAGCTCTGGCGATGTGGATGACATGGAAGTGTTCGGTTGTGGACATTCCTCTCGGAGGGGGAAAAGGGGGAGTTATTTGTGACCCGCATCATCTTTCAGAAAGAGAACAGGAAGGTATTTGCAGAGGATGGGTCAGGCAGATATCATACGAAATAGGTCCTCTGCAGGATGTGCCGGCTCCTGACGTGATGACCTCCGGTCAGCACATGATATGGATGCTCGACGAATACGAGAGAATTCATTCCGGAAAATATCCAGGCATGATAACCGGCAAACCTGTCGGCGTAGGAGGCTCTCTCGGCAGAACGGAAGCCACCGGATACGGCGTTATGTACACTGTCAGGGAAGCCCTCAAGGATCTCGGTCTCGACATAAAAAAAACGAGAGCTTCATTCCAGGGATTCGGCAACGTCAGCCAGTACGCAATCCGTCTGTACGTCGAATACGGAGGAACGCCTGTTTGTGTCTCCTGCTGGGATCAGGAAGATCAGACCTCTTATTCATTCAAGAAAACAAAGGGATTCGACATAGATGAACTGCGTGACATTACGGACAGATTCGGAGGGATTAACAAGGAAAAAGCCAAATCTCTCGGCTATGAAGTCCTTCCCGGAGAGGCATGGCTCGAACAGGAAGCTGAAATACTTGTCCCTGCGGCCCTCGAAAACCAGATAACCGGTGACAATGTCGCAAAGATCAAACCTTCAGTCAAACTCATTGCGGAAGGAGCCAACGGACCCACTACTCCTGAAGCAGACAAATATATGAAAGAAAAAAACATATACATCGTGCCTGATTTTCTGGCCAATGCAGGCGGAGTGACCTGCAGTTACTTCGAGCAGGTTCAATGCAACATGAACTATTTCTGGACTAAAGAAGAAGTTCTCAAAAACCTGGACACGAAAATGACAGCGGCATACCGCGCCGTAGCCGACCTTGCCAAAAAACAGAATTTATACATGAGAGACGCCGCCTACATGATTTCTGTCCAAAGAGTCGCCGAATCATGCAGGGTGAGAGGCTGGGTCTGA
- a CDS encoding GNAT family N-acetyltransferase, with product MNIVFRKYEDSDHENLVKLWEKSGLPYKLSGRDGKSLTLKQSLLENVCYYLAEIDGKVVGSVFATHDGRKGWVNRLAVDPDFGGKGIAGLLVEKAEEWFRSKSIKVYACLINEENERSKRVFEKMGYSLKDHIKYFVKKPAGDV from the coding sequence ATGAATATTGTATTCAGAAAATATGAAGACAGCGACCACGAAAATCTTGTCAAGCTTTGGGAAAAAAGCGGTTTACCGTACAAACTGAGCGGCAGGGACGGAAAAAGCTTGACCCTGAAACAGTCTCTTCTTGAAAATGTCTGTTATTATCTCGCTGAAATCGATGGAAAAGTCGTGGGCAGTGTTTTCGCGACGCATGACGGCAGGAAAGGATGGGTCAACAGGCTCGCAGTCGATCCGGATTTCGGGGGAAAAGGTATCGCCGGACTGCTCGTGGAAAAAGCAGAAGAATGGTTCCGAAGTAAAAGCATAAAAGTTTACGCCTGCCTGATAAATGAGGAAAACGAAAGGTCCAAGAGAGTTTTTGAAAAAATGGGTTACTCTCTGAAAGACCACATAAAATATTTTGTCAAAAAACCTGCCGGCGATGTCTGA
- a CDS encoding HAD family hydrolase has product MSEMFRIKTPFLAVFDMDGTLYRSDASFIPAVKSLLSNNGLEVPADDFLFSFIGEPDSVFIDWLAKLSSNGNADSLYNEFQRSELNMVRERGELYDGVLSLLDWLKENGFTLAVCSNATKVYIDTVLEKFRLTELFSAVRVPAGSESKKKMLKEISDQFSPEIGFMVGDRIHDMQAAFENGFAFIGALYGFGRKEIETAENCAESPFEIKPIFEKRLSDAKLQI; this is encoded by the coding sequence ATGTCTGAAATGTTTCGGATTAAAACCCCTTTTCTCGCCGTTTTCGACATGGACGGAACGCTTTACAGATCCGATGCTTCGTTTATTCCCGCCGTAAAATCTCTTCTTTCGAACAACGGCTTAGAAGTACCGGCCGACGATTTCCTGTTTTCTTTCATTGGGGAGCCCGACAGCGTTTTTATTGATTGGCTGGCGAAATTATCTTCAAACGGAAACGCTGACTCTCTTTACAATGAATTTCAAAGAAGCGAATTGAACATGGTAAGAGAAAGGGGAGAATTGTATGACGGAGTCCTCTCTCTTCTTGACTGGCTCAAAGAAAACGGTTTCACATTGGCCGTTTGTTCAAACGCTACAAAAGTTTATATTGATACGGTACTGGAGAAGTTCAGACTAACCGAACTATTTTCGGCAGTGAGAGTCCCTGCGGGTTCTGAAAGCAAAAAAAAGATGCTGAAAGAAATCAGTGATCAGTTTTCTCCGGAAATAGGTTTTATGGTGGGAGACAGGATTCACGATATGCAGGCGGCTTTTGAAAACGGATTTGCATTTATCGGAGCTCTTTACGGTTTCGGAAGGAAAGAGATAGAGACAGCCGAAAATTGTGCTGAAAGCCCGTTTGAGATTAAGCCTATTTTTGAAAAAAGACTTTCAGATGCAAAACTTCAGATCTGA
- a CDS encoding NTP transferase domain-containing protein — protein sequence MKAMILAAGFGKRLMPMTRNTPKALVRIKGIPLIEIVARKLVSQGFKEIAVNVHHFADDVISYAESKKFFGAEISFYREESFPLGTGGGIFNARNFFKDSKQFLVHNVDIISDTNLLSLYDYHAGSSNLATLSVKKRDTMRHLLFDENGFLLKRKTSSSKYSNPGYRTYAFSGIQCVSSSIFFHACPKLPFSIIDFYLSKPFRGKIGFQEDDGSMWFDAGKKETVFKIEDSDLKFCI from the coding sequence GTGAAGGCAATGATTCTCGCCGCAGGATTCGGTAAAAGACTGATGCCGATGACGCGAAATACTCCAAAAGCTCTCGTCAGAATCAAAGGTATTCCTTTGATTGAAATCGTCGCTCGCAAGCTCGTCAGCCAGGGTTTCAAAGAAATTGCAGTAAACGTCCATCATTTCGCCGACGACGTGATCTCATACGCTGAGTCCAAAAAATTTTTCGGGGCCGAGATATCCTTCTATAGAGAAGAGAGTTTCCCATTGGGTACGGGAGGAGGTATTTTCAATGCCAGAAATTTTTTTAAAGATTCCAAGCAATTCCTCGTCCACAATGTCGACATCATATCAGACACGAACCTGCTTTCTCTTTACGATTATCACGCCGGTTCATCAAACCTGGCTACACTGTCCGTGAAAAAACGCGACACAATGAGGCATCTTCTGTTCGACGAAAACGGATTCCTTCTTAAAAGAAAGACATCTTCCAGCAAGTATTCAAATCCCGGGTACAGAACTTACGCATTTTCAGGTATTCAATGCGTAAGTTCATCGATTTTTTTTCACGCCTGTCCCAAGCTTCCTTTTTCGATTATCGACTTCTATTTGTCAAAACCATTCCGTGGAAAAATAGGCTTTCAGGAAGATGATGGATCAATGTGGTTTGACGCAGGCAAGAAAGAAACCGTATTCAAAATTGAAGATTCAGATCTGAAGTTTTGCATCTGA
- a CDS encoding phosphotransferase — MTNFRSEASSLFKKHFGAEAEEFSFFSSTDSSKLFARIKRGDQAAFCQYFKSKNEGNVFSYLTGVLKDSSVSVPEIYIEDRTGRIFLCEDAGEESLLSLSKKTDSHHLNAKTMSLYKKALEFLALMQTEVDKKIDYKMCRPINKFSRHSVLWDLYYFKYCFLKLFEVTFDEPRLEKEFSLMSSLVNKIPQRAFVHRDFQSRNIIFKNEKIYVLDFTGGRNGPLLYDAASLIFQTRASLKKSERKQLFDFYSHTDQIRPFSSSPCFLENFFLCALLRILQNLGAYGLRGYHGQNASFKNCVGEAVENALEIIREIRSGLFPAVEESLNESLEKIAGLTPSLEKGKLTVRIKSFSYKKGIPRDLGVHGGGFVFDCRHLINPGREAGLASLTGKDVEVALFLDKDPGVSSFIANMKKTVDGALENYIERNFEQLDVYFGCTGGKHRSVYCAEKLKDLLKGDKKVFVQISHLETDFK; from the coding sequence TTGACAAACTTCAGATCTGAAGCCTCTTCGCTTTTTAAGAAGCACTTCGGCGCCGAAGCCGAAGAATTTTCCTTTTTCAGCTCCACCGACTCATCCAAGTTGTTCGCCAGAATAAAAAGAGGCGACCAAGCGGCTTTTTGCCAGTATTTTAAGAGCAAAAATGAAGGGAATGTTTTTTCCTATCTGACGGGAGTTTTGAAGGATTCCTCTGTCAGCGTCCCCGAAATATACATAGAAGACAGAACCGGACGAATATTTCTTTGCGAAGACGCCGGTGAAGAATCACTCCTGTCATTGTCAAAAAAAACCGATTCTCATCATTTAAACGCCAAAACAATGTCGCTGTACAAAAAGGCTCTCGAATTTCTCGCTCTGATGCAGACGGAAGTTGATAAAAAAATTGATTACAAAATGTGCCGGCCGATAAATAAATTCAGCAGGCATTCAGTGCTGTGGGATCTTTATTACTTTAAATACTGTTTTCTTAAGCTTTTCGAAGTTACTTTCGACGAACCGCGACTCGAAAAAGAATTTTCACTCATGTCTTCTCTGGTAAACAAAATTCCGCAACGAGCTTTCGTGCACAGGGATTTTCAATCGAGAAACATAATATTCAAAAACGAAAAAATATACGTATTAGACTTCACCGGCGGCCGGAATGGACCCCTTCTGTACGACGCCGCTTCCCTTATATTTCAGACAAGAGCCAGCTTGAAAAAAAGCGAACGAAAACAGCTTTTTGATTTCTATTCACATACAGACCAAATAAGACCTTTCTCATCTTCTCCCTGTTTTTTGGAAAACTTTTTTTTGTGCGCTCTTCTCAGAATACTTCAAAACTTGGGTGCTTACGGTTTGAGAGGCTATCACGGGCAGAACGCTTCTTTTAAAAACTGTGTCGGTGAAGCCGTAGAAAACGCCCTGGAAATAATCCGTGAAATTCGTTCCGGATTATTTCCCGCCGTAGAAGAATCCCTGAATGAATCTCTCGAAAAGATAGCCGGGCTCACGCCTTCTCTTGAAAAGGGCAAACTCACGGTCAGGATAAAGAGTTTTTCATACAAAAAAGGGATACCTCGGGACCTTGGAGTTCACGGAGGGGGGTTCGTTTTCGATTGCAGGCATCTGATCAACCCCGGAAGAGAAGCCGGACTTGCATCTTTGACAGGCAAAGACGTTGAAGTCGCCCTTTTCCTCGACAAGGATCCAGGGGTTTCATCTTTTATCGCCAACATGAAAAAAACGGTGGACGGGGCTCTGGAAAACTACATAGAACGAAACTTTGAACAGCTCGACGTGTATTTCGGGTGCACCGGAGGAAAGCACAGATCAGTCTACTGCGCAGAAAAACTGAAAGACCTCCTAAAAGGCGACAAAAAAGTATTTGTCCAGATATCTCACCTCGAAACGGATTTCAAGTGA
- a CDS encoding saccharopine dehydrogenase NADP-binding domain-containing protein produces the protein MKKVTVLGSGIVGGLIAKELSRSFEVTCADMNSSRLEQLFSNTCVKIIQCDLSERNQIIKAVSTADLAVLALPGFMGYNTLRTLIENRTNTVDISFFEEDPFSLDELARKQGISALIDCGIAPGLCNIILGHHIGLGKVRSYKCLVGGLVRARFLPFEYKSVFSPSDVIAEYVREARIVENGEIRIKPALSEPELVDFEGVGTLVAFNTDGLRTLIKTADVPFMTEKTLRYPGTYEYLKVLKDTGFFSDKPVHIKGVNLKPCDFSEVLLSENWRITEKDRDITCMKITVENNPGSIYASHEYYLFDSFDENSRELSMARTTGFTCCAVCMLFLEGKIKERGVLAPEFIGRDEGCFSFILDFLREKGVQISVKNI, from the coding sequence ATGAAAAAGGTCACGGTTCTCGGTTCAGGCATCGTAGGGGGATTGATAGCAAAGGAACTCAGCCGATCTTTCGAAGTGACATGTGCTGACATGAACTCCTCGCGTCTTGAACAGCTGTTCTCGAACACCTGCGTCAAAATCATTCAATGCGACCTGTCGGAAAGAAATCAGATTATAAAAGCGGTTTCCACTGCGGACCTGGCCGTCCTCGCCCTTCCGGGTTTCATGGGCTACAACACGCTCCGTACGCTGATAGAAAACCGCACAAACACAGTTGACATATCTTTTTTCGAAGAGGATCCTTTTTCTCTGGACGAACTGGCGCGTAAACAGGGAATCTCCGCTCTGATAGACTGCGGCATCGCGCCAGGGCTGTGCAACATAATATTGGGACACCACATCGGTCTCGGAAAAGTCCGTTCCTATAAATGTCTCGTCGGCGGCCTTGTCCGGGCCAGGTTTCTTCCTTTCGAATACAAATCAGTCTTTTCTCCTTCTGACGTGATAGCCGAATACGTTCGGGAGGCCAGGATTGTTGAAAACGGTGAAATCAGAATAAAACCGGCGTTGTCAGAACCGGAACTTGTAGACTTCGAGGGAGTTGGAACTCTCGTCGCTTTCAACACAGACGGTTTAAGGACGCTTATCAAGACCGCTGACGTGCCTTTCATGACGGAAAAAACTCTGCGTTACCCGGGAACATACGAATACCTGAAGGTACTTAAGGACACGGGCTTTTTTTCAGATAAACCCGTCCATATCAAAGGCGTCAACCTGAAGCCGTGTGATTTCAGCGAAGTTCTTCTTTCTGAAAACTGGAGAATAACGGAAAAAGACAGAGACATCACCTGCATGAAAATAACCGTCGAAAACAATCCCGGCTCCATCTATGCTTCGCACGAATACTATCTCTTCGATTCGTTCGACGAGAACAGCAGGGAACTCTCTATGGCGAGAACAACCGGATTTACCTGCTGCGCTGTTTGCATGCTTTTTCTTGAAGGAAAGATAAAGGAACGAGGCGTCCTCGCCCCTGAATTTATAGGCCGCGATGAGGGCTGTTTTTCTTTTATTCTGGATTTCCTCAGAGAAAAAGGCGTGCAGATCTCTGTAAAAAATATTTAA
- a CDS encoding Sapep family Mn(2+)-dependent dipeptidase, translating into MRKDSFMTPLEEALESVKDGLLSDIMKILEIPSLKKEPLPGAPFGSEVARAFETALSIGKKLGLKAFSKDGHYIYFEIGEKGPLGAVLCHLDVVPAESGWIHPPFKGTVADGKMFGRGVEDNKGPAVCSLYALHCIQKTSGIKGRLRVILGGDEESGWECVDKYKQNEEIPAWGLTPDSQFPVIFAEKNIARISLTAPFRSDSLYSVSGGKAVNMVPEKATAVFQDTFPENEIRKIVADRFEDSISLTKENGRIIASVKGKSAHASVPDKGINAISVLFAFLGSLMPKNDLFRHFVDFYNSKFQDDHWGEKLGVALEDDVSGKLTINPGVLETKNGHVTLFNDIRCPIKYSAEEIIGLFNKIEFPELRINLEKFVDGLYVPENSVLIATVLETYRKITGDDTPPVAIGGGTYARAFDNTVAFGPVFPWRENMAHQPDEYMHTEDIFLFTRILAESLCELDRKFAGEEK; encoded by the coding sequence ATGAGAAAGGATTCGTTTATGACACCCCTTGAAGAAGCCCTCGAATCAGTGAAAGATGGTTTACTTTCAGACATCATGAAAATACTTGAAATCCCAAGCCTCAAAAAAGAACCCCTTCCCGGAGCTCCTTTCGGCTCCGAAGTCGCCCGGGCCTTCGAGACTGCTCTTTCTATAGGAAAAAAACTCGGGTTAAAAGCTTTTTCGAAAGACGGACATTACATCTATTTCGAAATAGGCGAAAAAGGACCCCTGGGTGCAGTTCTATGCCATCTGGACGTCGTTCCGGCCGAATCCGGATGGATTCACCCTCCCTTCAAGGGCACCGTAGCCGACGGAAAAATGTTCGGCAGAGGTGTAGAGGACAACAAAGGCCCGGCTGTCTGCTCTCTTTATGCTCTTCACTGTATTCAGAAGACTTCAGGAATAAAAGGCAGGCTGAGAGTCATACTCGGAGGCGACGAAGAATCGGGCTGGGAATGTGTAGACAAATATAAACAAAACGAAGAGATTCCCGCCTGGGGACTGACGCCTGATTCACAGTTTCCCGTCATTTTTGCTGAAAAAAACATAGCGAGAATATCTTTGACAGCTCCTTTCAGATCCGATTCGCTTTATTCTGTCTCGGGAGGCAAGGCAGTAAACATGGTTCCGGAAAAGGCTACGGCTGTTTTCCAGGACACCTTCCCCGAGAATGAGATCAGAAAAATTGTTGCCGACCGGTTCGAAGACTCCATCTCTTTGACAAAAGAAAACGGCAGAATTATCGCGTCCGTGAAGGGAAAGTCCGCTCACGCAAGCGTTCCCGATAAGGGCATCAACGCTATTTCGGTTCTCTTCGCTTTTCTCGGTTCTCTGATGCCGAAAAACGACCTGTTCCGGCATTTTGTTGACTTTTACAACTCTAAATTTCAAGACGATCATTGGGGGGAAAAACTCGGTGTAGCGCTGGAGGACGACGTCTCTGGAAAACTTACGATCAATCCGGGAGTTTTGGAGACAAAAAACGGACATGTCACTCTTTTCAACGACATCAGATGCCCGATAAAATACTCGGCCGAAGAAATCATCGGCCTGTTTAACAAGATTGAATTTCCTGAACTTAGAATAAATCTCGAAAAATTCGTCGACGGTCTTTACGTACCGGAAAATTCCGTTCTGATCGCGACTGTCCTTGAAACATACAGAAAAATCACAGGAGACGATACGCCTCCCGTAGCCATAGGCGGCGGAACATACGCACGGGCGTTCGACAACACGGTGGCATTCGGCCCTGTTTTCCCGTGGAGAGAAAATATGGCTCATCAGCCCGATGAATATATGCACACGGAAGATATTTTCCTCTTCACCCGCATTCTCGCCGAATCGCTTTGCGAACTTGACCGTAAATTCGCGGGTGAAGAAAAATGA